A genomic window from Candidatus Pelagisphaera phototrophica includes:
- a CDS encoding sialidase family protein, whose product MNSTPILFKHIKLFTFIFLITALVSTNGYGEEIEYEGDVMDVRTIRRIEQHPHAWRVWQPFIIKGQKKNHLIVAFGAMVNGKKDMGDILATVSKNDGDTWEEPIPIFDHRQRKGELQFAYANPVLYKIPGQEVIWCYAMRNPIASENSEESHLVAAFTADGGFSWTPVEMAMRYTGPLILNAGVVETEIKGEKRYLLPAHRNTLAADPRGSRDHFILSSSSLLEWKLEAFIPQPTEARVFLHEGNIAPWGKKGELKIVMRTADYDDTSLTTNPPRAYSSVSTDGGRNWSVAQPEPDLHNAKSKGYFGQSSNGTHIYVYNDGPAQRGKAPGFPNGGRTSLRYKIKPAGEGWSDEMTFYHAGIKNSYPTLAEVAPGDFRCVWDSGTANTPRTHIHFGKLKLKP is encoded by the coding sequence ATGAATTCGACCCCTATTTTGTTTAAGCATATCAAACTCTTCACTTTCATTTTTCTAATCACTGCTTTGGTGTCAACGAACGGCTATGGAGAGGAAATCGAATACGAAGGCGACGTCATGGACGTACGGACAATTCGTCGGATAGAGCAGCATCCGCACGCTTGGCGTGTCTGGCAACCATTCATCATAAAAGGGCAAAAGAAGAATCATTTGATTGTGGCCTTCGGAGCTATGGTCAACGGCAAGAAAGACATGGGGGACATATTGGCGACCGTTTCGAAAAATGATGGGGACACGTGGGAAGAGCCGATTCCGATCTTCGATCATCGGCAGCGGAAGGGAGAGTTGCAATTCGCGTATGCGAATCCCGTTCTCTACAAGATTCCAGGCCAGGAAGTGATTTGGTGTTACGCTATGCGTAATCCGATCGCTTCTGAAAATAGCGAAGAATCGCATCTGGTCGCAGCTTTTACTGCTGATGGGGGATTTTCATGGACACCCGTTGAAATGGCCATGCGCTATACGGGTCCGCTAATTCTGAACGCTGGGGTCGTCGAGACTGAGATAAAGGGGGAAAAACGATATCTCCTTCCGGCCCATCGCAATACCCTTGCAGCAGACCCGAGAGGATCGCGCGATCATTTTATTCTGAGCAGTAGCAGCTTGTTGGAGTGGAAGCTGGAAGCTTTTATTCCTCAACCGACCGAGGCTCGGGTCTTCCTGCACGAAGGGAATATTGCTCCTTGGGGGAAGAAGGGAGAACTCAAAATAGTGATGCGAACGGCTGACTATGACGACACGAGTCTCACCACAAACCCGCCGCGTGCATATTCCAGTGTGAGCACCGATGGGGGTCGTAACTGGAGCGTCGCTCAACCGGAGCCGGATTTGCACAATGCAAAATCGAAAGGCTACTTTGGCCAGTCGTCAAACGGGACCCATATCTACGTCTACAATGACGGTCCTGCTCAGCGCGGCAAGGCGCCGGGGTTCCCAAATGGGGGCCGCACTTCCTTGCGTTACAAGATAAAGCCCGCTGGGGAAGGCTGGAGCGACGAGATGACGTTTTACCACGCGGGTATCAAGAACTCCTATCCCACTCTTGCCGAAGTGGCGCCGGGAGATTTTCGCTGCGTATGGGATAGCGGCACAGCCAATACGCCACGAACTCACATCCATTTCGGAAAACTCAAACTCAAGCCATGA
- a CDS encoding sodium:solute symporter family transporter encodes MISRIRYKLLVLIFMGSVVTIGEPSWGEESSDPSYLKWKAVAELPPSGNQSESLGVAGPFIGVSNDTLIVAGGANFPKPYWGEAKIWHDDIWVLDKTGVWHSGGKLPRPIGYGSSVTTDLGVLCMGGNDASNTYDEVFLLTWNSATKSVQRENLPNLPSTLVYGAATTLGQKVYLAGGSETNELSKAMKNFWVLDLDKKGNDSFGWQELPSWPGPSRAFNILAAQNNGRENQIYIFSGRREGENGELEFLKDAYAYSSSSTSWKRLADSPACMMAGEAIPVGENHILIIGGADGSLFHSADELKDEHPGFPKQVWGYNALIDSWQKAGTMPQNHVTTQIAKWDDDFIVASGEIRPRVRSPKIWKLTATPISASFGALNWTTLIAYLGGLLAIGFVCARNTQTAEDFYLGGRLIPWWAAGISIFGTTLSAITYLALPARVYATSWSAIILNFGILIVAPLIALIYIPRLRRINAVTAYQFLENRFDLGLRLFGSASFIIFQLLRMGIVVFLPALALSAVTGFNLTLCILMMGMISTVYTAFGGIKAVIWTDVVQVVVLMGGALLALGIVVSNLDGGLSTLVSIGKEAGKFELPPIEWSWATDSFMVLMLGGIFSNALVPYTSDQAVVQRYLTTSSEREAKKAVWTNALLAIPATLIFSLMGIALFVFYKSNPDLLGPLQKNDQVLPWFVAHQMPAGLAGLVIAGVFAAAMSSLDSSMHSICTAVSNDFIGRFKSAWDDENQLRFARKIVSCLGILGTTIAIIMSSMDIGHMFDFLIGLMGLIASPLAGLFLLGLLTKKANATHAWIGVICSLIAIVFVKYFTDLNGLLFGFVGIGICFGTGSLASLFVSREAQGQRKG; translated from the coding sequence ATGATATCTAGAATACGTTATAAATTACTAGTACTTATTTTCATGGGATCAGTGGTGACGATTGGAGAGCCATCTTGGGGCGAGGAGTCGAGTGATCCAAGCTATCTCAAATGGAAAGCAGTTGCGGAACTTCCACCTTCCGGTAACCAGTCAGAATCCTTAGGGGTTGCGGGTCCCTTTATCGGTGTCAGCAACGATACTCTCATCGTGGCGGGTGGAGCGAATTTCCCGAAACCCTACTGGGGAGAAGCCAAAATTTGGCATGACGATATCTGGGTGCTTGATAAAACCGGTGTCTGGCATAGCGGCGGAAAACTGCCGCGACCTATTGGATACGGAAGTTCCGTGACGACGGATTTGGGGGTGCTTTGCATGGGGGGAAACGATGCCTCGAACACCTATGACGAAGTCTTTTTACTGACTTGGAATTCAGCAACTAAATCCGTTCAACGCGAAAACTTGCCGAATCTTCCGTCGACCTTGGTGTATGGAGCGGCCACTACGTTGGGTCAAAAAGTGTATCTGGCCGGTGGAAGCGAGACAAATGAGCTTTCAAAGGCTATGAAAAACTTCTGGGTCTTGGATCTAGATAAAAAGGGGAACGACTCGTTCGGGTGGCAGGAATTGCCTAGCTGGCCCGGACCTTCCCGTGCATTTAATATACTCGCTGCCCAGAACAATGGACGCGAGAACCAGATCTATATTTTCAGCGGTCGACGCGAAGGCGAAAATGGCGAGCTCGAATTTTTGAAAGACGCCTACGCCTATAGTTCGTCTAGCACTTCTTGGAAACGGCTCGCGGACTCGCCCGCATGCATGATGGCGGGCGAAGCAATCCCAGTTGGAGAAAATCACATTTTGATAATAGGTGGTGCGGATGGATCTCTATTTCACTCAGCGGACGAACTAAAGGATGAGCATCCCGGATTTCCAAAACAGGTCTGGGGGTACAACGCTCTAATCGATAGCTGGCAAAAGGCGGGGACGATGCCGCAGAACCATGTCACCACCCAGATCGCGAAATGGGACGACGACTTTATTGTAGCGTCGGGAGAAATCCGCCCCCGCGTACGCTCTCCTAAAATCTGGAAGCTCACGGCCACGCCAATCTCGGCCTCTTTTGGAGCTCTTAATTGGACGACACTGATAGCGTATCTTGGAGGCCTACTCGCAATCGGATTTGTCTGTGCCCGCAACACGCAGACGGCAGAGGATTTCTATTTGGGAGGAAGATTGATTCCTTGGTGGGCGGCGGGTATCAGTATATTCGGTACGACTTTGAGCGCGATTACTTATCTCGCCCTTCCCGCTCGTGTCTACGCGACAAGCTGGTCAGCGATAATATTAAACTTCGGTATTCTCATCGTCGCACCGCTCATCGCCTTGATCTACATTCCCCGACTTCGAAGAATCAACGCAGTCACCGCTTATCAATTTCTAGAAAATAGATTCGATCTCGGCCTGCGCCTTTTTGGCAGTGCGTCCTTTATTATTTTCCAGCTGTTACGCATGGGGATTGTAGTATTTCTTCCTGCGCTTGCCTTGTCTGCCGTCACTGGATTCAACCTAACTCTCTGCATTCTCATGATGGGAATGATATCTACCGTGTATACCGCATTTGGAGGCATTAAAGCGGTTATTTGGACGGACGTTGTCCAAGTCGTAGTACTTATGGGAGGCGCTCTCCTCGCTCTTGGAATAGTCGTGTCTAATTTAGATGGGGGCTTATCGACTTTGGTTTCAATCGGGAAAGAAGCTGGAAAATTCGAACTGCCACCCATCGAATGGTCCTGGGCCACCGACTCATTCATGGTCTTGATGCTCGGAGGTATATTCTCTAACGCGCTCGTGCCCTACACGTCAGACCAAGCAGTGGTTCAACGCTACCTCACAACGAGCTCTGAACGAGAGGCTAAGAAAGCCGTCTGGACCAATGCCTTGCTCGCCATTCCAGCGACGTTGATTTTCTCCTTAATGGGCATCGCTCTATTCGTTTTCTACAAATCCAACCCGGATCTTCTGGGCCCGCTCCAAAAGAACGATCAAGTCCTTCCTTGGTTCGTCGCTCATCAAATGCCCGCTGGTTTGGCTGGACTGGTTATCGCAGGTGTATTCGCCGCTGCCATGTCGAGTTTAGATAGCAGCATGCATTCCATATGCACTGCAGTTTCCAATGATTTTATAGGTAGATTCAAGTCCGCTTGGGACGACGAGAACCAGCTGCGATTCGCCCGCAAAATCGTTAGCTGCCTCGGAATATTGGGCACCACGATCGCCATTATTATGTCCAGTATGGACATTGGTCACATGTTCGACTTTCTCATCGGACTCATGGGACTAATCGCCAGTCCGCTAGCCGGACTATTTCTTCTCGGCCTCCTAACGAAAAAAGCCAATGCCACCCACGCCTGGATCGGCGTAATCTGTAGCCTGATCGCGATTGTATTCGTAAAGTACTTCACCGATCTCAATGGGCTGCTTTTTGGCTTTGTCGGAATCGGTATCTGTTTCGGCACTGGCTCATTGGCGTCACTTTTCGTATCCAGAGAAGCCCAAGGCCAACGAAAAGGATAA
- a CDS encoding sulfatase, producing MKFFKILLILHSAFALQSLDAATPRPNVLFISVDDMNDWVGCLGSDRVPTPNIDALAERGLLFTNAHAPSPKCAPSRAAILTGKRASTTGLYSNGHWWRPAYPDLVTLPHYFRNHGYTSAGGGKVHHHTVGFNPPDQWDEYFDLVQDKDLIVDYFKSRGEDRRFLTTMPRHPSDSLDWGPMEVDDNEMGDARTVRWASEFLSRDHENPFFLAVGIFQPHLPFYAPQKYFDVLPKEKVELPINKPGDLDDIPEGGQIMAEYRRNDLRMIEEYDDLRHCVQSYLASIAHADTMVGELMYAFDKSAYRENTIVVLWSDHGYAFGEKDHYAKNTLWERSTHVPFIMVVPGVTQAGSETESPVDLTCLFPTLTKLCGLPVPSGLDGIDIGPLLENPKAQWKHPAIIDYLKGNTAIRTRDWRYIQYDEGRKGEELYDRVSDPHEWTNLIEKHPELVGPFKAWLPNHYAEEVPTKGAYDFDPSNYKWKKR from the coding sequence ATGAAATTCTTTAAAATACTCCTCATTCTCCACTCGGCATTCGCTCTTCAATCCTTAGATGCGGCCACGCCCCGTCCAAACGTTCTCTTCATATCCGTTGATGATATGAACGATTGGGTGGGCTGTCTCGGTTCAGATAGAGTTCCAACACCCAACATTGATGCCCTAGCTGAAAGAGGATTGCTCTTTACAAACGCCCACGCTCCAAGTCCGAAATGCGCTCCAAGTAGGGCGGCGATCCTTACAGGTAAACGTGCGTCAACAACGGGTTTGTACAGTAACGGTCATTGGTGGCGACCGGCGTATCCAGATTTGGTGACGCTACCCCATTATTTTAGAAATCATGGCTATACGTCGGCAGGTGGCGGCAAGGTCCATCACCACACGGTTGGCTTCAATCCACCGGATCAATGGGATGAATATTTTGATCTGGTTCAGGATAAGGATCTAATTGTGGATTATTTTAAAAGTCGTGGCGAAGATCGTCGTTTTCTCACGACTATGCCCCGCCACCCGAGCGATTCGCTCGATTGGGGGCCAATGGAAGTAGACGATAATGAAATGGGTGATGCTCGAACGGTGCGTTGGGCTAGTGAATTTCTTTCCCGGGATCACGAGAATCCATTCTTCCTGGCAGTTGGAATTTTCCAGCCTCATTTGCCATTCTACGCTCCGCAGAAATATTTTGATGTGTTACCGAAGGAAAAAGTCGAACTTCCTATCAATAAACCTGGGGACTTGGACGATATACCTGAAGGGGGTCAAATCATGGCTGAATACCGGCGCAACGATCTTCGAATGATCGAAGAATACGATGATCTTCGGCACTGTGTTCAGTCCTATTTAGCAAGTATTGCACACGCGGATACTATGGTGGGGGAATTGATGTATGCTTTCGACAAAAGTGCCTACCGGGAAAACACGATCGTCGTTCTCTGGTCCGACCATGGGTATGCATTCGGGGAAAAGGATCACTATGCGAAAAACACGCTTTGGGAGCGGTCGACCCATGTTCCCTTCATCATGGTCGTTCCAGGCGTCACGCAAGCCGGCTCGGAGACGGAAAGTCCAGTAGACCTGACTTGCCTATTCCCGACGCTTACGAAGCTATGCGGATTGCCGGTACCCTCTGGTTTGGATGGCATCGACATTGGGCCTTTGCTGGAGAATCCGAAAGCTCAATGGAAACATCCTGCAATCATCGACTATTTGAAAGGCAACACGGCTATCCGTACCAGGGATTGGCGCTACATACAGTATGACGAAGGAAGAAAAGGGGAGGAGCTGTATGACCGGGTTAGCGACCCCCATGAATGGACAAACCTAATTGAAAAACACCCGGAGCTAGTGGGTCCCTTCAAAGCCTGGCTACCTAATCACTACGCGGAGGAAGTGCCAACCAAAGGTGCCTACGATTTTGACCCTTCAAATTACAAGTGGAAGAAAAGGTGA
- a CDS encoding sulfatase: MRLILLALIFAGTVAMTREQSWADDGNSPTMNVVLFLIDDLGWMDLGCQGSKYYQTPNIDRLSDEGTRFTDAYAAAAICSPTRASVMTGKYPARLMLTQWLPSGRWSPNDNKMREGRFLRELPLEEFTLAETLREAGYATLQVGKWHLGGPPFSLPAQHGFDVNVAGSEHGAPGSYFYPYTGKWTVPTTGSAVVKTTLPDGKIGEYLTDRLTDEAVALIRQNRDNPFFLYFSHYAVHSPLQAKQSMIARYEAIPEKERQGQPAYAAMVESVDQSVGRVMETLSELGLENNTMVIFTSDNGGLWKATDHAPLRANKGSHYEGGIRVPMIIKAPGISKRGSVNSVPVITNDLYPTILEVTRLPLRPYQHQDGLSLSALLKGETSLDREDLFWHYPHYNQHPHSIPVSIIRRGSWKLIEFLETGEIELYNLSNDISETKNLVEAQPERTKKLLTELHEWQTEVGAEPMRANPYYEVR, encoded by the coding sequence ATGCGTTTAATATTACTAGCCCTAATTTTTGCGGGGACCGTAGCGATGACAAGAGAACAATCTTGGGCAGACGATGGGAATTCTCCGACGATGAACGTCGTGCTGTTTTTAATCGACGACCTCGGCTGGATGGATCTGGGATGTCAAGGAAGCAAGTATTATCAGACGCCAAATATCGATCGACTTTCCGATGAGGGCACACGGTTCACCGATGCCTATGCAGCGGCCGCTATATGCTCGCCCACTCGGGCAAGCGTGATGACGGGAAAATATCCCGCTCGACTGATGCTAACTCAATGGCTGCCTTCAGGACGTTGGAGTCCGAATGACAATAAAATGCGAGAGGGACGCTTTCTGCGAGAATTACCCCTGGAGGAATTCACGCTCGCTGAAACGTTGAGAGAGGCTGGATACGCAACCTTGCAGGTCGGCAAATGGCATCTTGGAGGGCCTCCTTTCTCGTTACCGGCTCAGCATGGATTCGATGTGAATGTTGCAGGAAGCGAGCATGGAGCTCCAGGTAGCTACTTTTATCCATATACTGGGAAGTGGACGGTGCCAACCACGGGAAGTGCTGTAGTGAAAACGACCCTACCGGACGGAAAAATTGGCGAGTACTTGACTGATCGGCTAACCGATGAGGCCGTTGCGTTGATTCGCCAAAATAGAGACAACCCGTTTTTTCTATACTTCTCCCATTACGCCGTACATTCACCGCTTCAAGCGAAACAGTCGATGATCGCCCGGTACGAAGCGATCCCCGAAAAGGAGCGTCAAGGCCAACCCGCGTATGCGGCAATGGTGGAGAGCGTCGATCAAAGCGTCGGCCGAGTCATGGAAACACTAAGCGAGCTTGGACTGGAAAACAATACAATGGTTATCTTTACTTCGGACAACGGTGGATTATGGAAAGCAACCGACCATGCGCCGTTGCGAGCGAACAAGGGATCGCATTATGAAGGAGGTATTCGTGTACCCATGATAATAAAGGCACCTGGAATATCGAAGCGAGGGAGCGTGAATTCCGTTCCAGTAATAACGAACGATTTATATCCGACTATTCTCGAAGTGACCAGATTGCCCCTACGCCCGTATCAACATCAAGATGGCCTGAGCCTATCTGCTCTGCTAAAAGGAGAGACGTCGCTCGATCGCGAGGATCTCTTTTGGCACTACCCGCATTACAATCAGCACCCGCACAGCATTCCAGTTTCGATCATTCGACGGGGCTCTTGGAAGCTCATCGAGTTCTTGGAAACCGGCGAAATCGAGCTATACAACCTGTCCAATGATATTAGTGAAACGAAAAATCTCGTAGAAGCTCAACCCGAGCGCACTAAAAAATTGCTTACAGAACTACATGAATGGCAGACCGAAGTCGGAGCAGAACCAATGCGAGCAAATCCTTATTATGAAGTTAGGTAG
- a CDS encoding HpcH/HpaI aldolase family protein, translated as MKQSRVKEIWKKGGVAIGTLVKSTDPVHTEVLSQSGLDFLWYDLEHADKSVETFASLARASRVGDVDVLARTGRWEYMRMGRLLEAGALGIMYPRCESADEAREVVRWSKFYPVGERGFDGGSPDNNYGQYQAEDYTNRANEDTWVTTQIESPKALANVSEIASVAGVDCVFFGPGDYSALIGRPGDVKGDETLEAARIIAEKTIAEGKVFGTLAFDMDHAKHMKDLGAQLIVHSADIVFYKKAYEELVAAYRDWA; from the coding sequence ATGAAACAGAGTCGAGTTAAGGAAATTTGGAAGAAGGGAGGAGTCGCCATAGGCACTCTTGTCAAGTCTACGGACCCTGTGCACACGGAAGTACTGAGCCAATCTGGGCTGGATTTTCTTTGGTACGATTTAGAGCACGCTGACAAAAGCGTTGAAACCTTCGCTAGCCTCGCCCGGGCATCTCGGGTTGGCGACGTAGATGTACTCGCTCGCACAGGACGCTGGGAATACATGCGAATGGGTCGCCTTCTTGAAGCTGGGGCCCTCGGCATAATGTATCCGCGATGTGAGTCCGCGGACGAAGCTCGTGAGGTTGTTCGTTGGTCGAAATTCTATCCGGTGGGTGAACGCGGATTTGACGGGGGAAGCCCCGATAATAATTACGGTCAGTATCAAGCCGAAGACTATACGAATAGAGCGAACGAAGACACCTGGGTTACCACGCAAATCGAATCGCCCAAGGCACTGGCAAACGTCTCGGAAATCGCCTCAGTCGCGGGAGTAGACTGCGTTTTCTTTGGTCCTGGTGACTATTCGGCTCTCATAGGAAGACCTGGTGATGTCAAAGGAGACGAGACGCTCGAAGCGGCTCGAATAATCGCTGAAAAAACGATCGCCGAAGGAAAAGTATTTGGGACGCTCGCCTTCGATATGGACCACGCCAAACACATGAAAGACCTCGGAGCCCAGTTGATTGTTCATAGTGCCGATATTGTATTTTATAAAAAGGCATACGAAGAGTTGGTGGCCGCCTATCGCGATTGGGCTTGA
- a CDS encoding sialidase family protein: protein MHKFILIFTKILFAQLAFGTLLWGVENTIETQVLFRKAVDGYNNIRIPAICETKDGTLLAFAEGREAGDKGDIDLIMRRSLDGGKTWSGIEVIWDDKDNTCGNPCPVVDLDTGTIWLLLTWNLGSDSENAIMTGKSEHPRSPWVTYSNDDGKTWAKPKELPHLRKKDWRWYATGPGNGIQLTRGPHKGRLVIPANHSDRITAERDSKTYRSHIIYSDDHGDSWGLGAIQEPLTNESTVVELADGLVMQNMRSYHGKGNRAVAVSEDGGISFAPVYLDDGLQSPVCQANILRFSWPEKNRSRILFSSPTGDKREGITARLSYDEGKTWPVSKMIHEGPGAYSNMVGLTDGNVGLLVEVGESSPYESIRFITFDINWLEH from the coding sequence ATGCATAAATTTATTCTTATCTTCACAAAGATACTCTTCGCACAATTAGCTTTCGGAACGCTACTTTGGGGAGTAGAAAATACAATAGAGACCCAAGTCCTCTTTCGAAAGGCGGTGGATGGATACAATAACATCCGCATTCCCGCTATTTGCGAAACCAAAGACGGAACCCTTTTAGCCTTCGCCGAAGGTCGCGAGGCTGGCGATAAAGGCGACATCGATCTCATAATGCGTCGCTCGTTAGATGGCGGTAAAACGTGGAGCGGAATCGAAGTGATTTGGGACGACAAGGATAACACCTGTGGAAATCCATGTCCGGTTGTAGATTTGGATACAGGTACTATCTGGCTATTACTAACATGGAATCTAGGAAGCGATAGCGAAAATGCCATCATGACCGGGAAGAGCGAGCATCCCCGTTCACCGTGGGTCACCTACTCGAACGATGATGGCAAAACCTGGGCCAAGCCAAAAGAGCTTCCGCACCTTCGCAAGAAAGATTGGCGCTGGTATGCAACTGGTCCTGGCAACGGCATTCAACTGACGCGAGGTCCCCACAAAGGTCGCCTGGTCATTCCCGCGAATCATTCCGATCGGATCACTGCTGAGAGAGATTCGAAAACCTATCGCTCGCACATCATTTACTCCGACGATCACGGCGATAGCTGGGGCCTCGGTGCGATCCAGGAACCACTTACAAACGAGTCTACCGTGGTCGAGCTCGCCGATGGCTTAGTGATGCAAAACATGCGCTCTTATCACGGGAAAGGGAATCGGGCGGTGGCCGTAAGCGAGGACGGCGGGATAAGTTTCGCTCCGGTTTATTTGGATGACGGACTTCAATCACCCGTTTGCCAGGCGAATATCCTTCGGTTCAGCTGGCCCGAAAAAAATCGCAGTCGCATTCTCTTTTCCAGTCCTACCGGCGACAAGCGCGAGGGTATTACGGCTCGCTTAAGTTACGACGAAGGAAAAACCTGGCCAGTCAGCAAAATGATACATGAAGGTCCCGGAGCCTACTCGAATATGGTCGGTCTCACCGATGGCAATGTTGGACTGTTGGTCGAAGTTGGAGAGTCTAGCCCCTATGAATCGATAAGATTTATCACGTTTGACATCAATTGGCTAGAACATTGA
- a CDS encoding HpcH/HpaI aldolase family protein: protein MTSTHLRNQIVAGETVFGTLIVSPSPRWPEAVCDCGLDFVFIDTEHIAIDRAELSWMCQTYAALGLPPIVRIPSPDPYTATMALDAGAAGIVAPYVETAEQVQALRGAVKCRPIKGQKLQRMLDGTNVEEKLESYVAKGAEKRLMFVNIESKPAIEALDEILAVPGLDALLIGPHDLSCSLGVPEGYDEPIFLEACETIFKKGRAAGVGAGIHFWGSVEQQRRFLDMGANLLIHSADISLFQKHLRIELEAIRKADGQMTPAIESSTEITI from the coding sequence ATGACATCAACTCATTTACGTAACCAAATCGTCGCGGGAGAAACGGTCTTCGGCACGCTCATTGTATCGCCTTCGCCGCGGTGGCCCGAAGCTGTGTGCGATTGTGGGCTCGATTTCGTATTCATTGATACCGAGCACATCGCGATCGATAGAGCCGAATTGAGTTGGATGTGCCAGACATACGCGGCACTTGGTCTCCCTCCTATTGTGCGTATTCCATCCCCCGACCCCTACACGGCGACGATGGCACTCGATGCAGGAGCGGCAGGAATAGTCGCTCCCTATGTGGAAACCGCAGAGCAGGTGCAGGCCCTGCGTGGTGCGGTCAAATGCCGTCCTATCAAAGGGCAGAAACTGCAGCGAATGCTCGATGGCACCAATGTCGAGGAGAAGCTCGAATCCTACGTAGCAAAGGGTGCGGAGAAGAGACTGATGTTCGTCAATATCGAGAGCAAGCCAGCGATAGAGGCCTTGGATGAAATTCTGGCCGTGCCTGGTTTGGATGCTTTGCTCATTGGCCCGCACGATCTCTCCTGTAGCCTCGGCGTACCCGAAGGATATGACGAGCCCATCTTTCTGGAAGCCTGCGAAACCATTTTCAAGAAAGGACGTGCTGCGGGTGTCGGGGCAGGAATCCACTTCTGGGGCAGCGTCGAGCAACAGAGAAGGTTCCTCGATATGGGAGCAAACCTCCTGATCCACAGCGCCGATATAAGTCTCTTCCAAAAGCATCTTCGGATAGAACTCGAGGCAATTCGTAAAGCTGACGGACAAATGACTCCTGCAATCGAGTCATCGACGGAAATCACTATTTAA
- a CDS encoding sialidase family protein, with product MSHKTLITIYCLLVFLGSAHMKESPNTIAESIVIQDRDFKTDALPRSLKLDRELGIVLAPYLEAEIIHRARDAKRGLYEIRGTVTPKGDYLVMFPDGGHYGGAGKRGEGKVNDMLAYRSSNKGKTWEGPTVAFDIDYNQHGFIPFIPKGSERIYAFGTQPIWDMYEPETHGLSENAPIGYRYSDDDGHTWSEVRIIRPKNDPEFRGMSVMRMTETDSGAWLLGSHEADWSYKPIMTRQYLLRSEDQGQTWELLPGQRHGGWYAKGFNRMDEGRPINLGNGNIFFMTRTATGYLWGSWSEDDGKSWTYPKPTPLVHPDAPPMLFTLSDGKTLIAFHHNRSKIQTADLAGNRSQHYDRSEIWFATSGDGGRNWSEPQFVFATALEPFFDNIWRDYNTSYIDAFIDDGVINIFCPHRWERVVFLQLREVDLDKFPTRKAFLD from the coding sequence ATGAGCCATAAAACGTTGATAACGATATACTGCCTTTTGGTCTTCTTGGGGTCCGCTCACATGAAGGAAAGCCCGAATACCATTGCCGAATCCATTGTAATTCAAGATCGCGATTTTAAAACGGACGCACTTCCAAGGTCGTTAAAATTGGACCGTGAGCTAGGAATCGTTTTAGCTCCCTACTTAGAGGCCGAGATCATCCACCGAGCTCGTGATGCTAAGCGAGGCTTATATGAAATTCGAGGTACCGTTACGCCAAAAGGAGATTATCTGGTGATGTTTCCAGACGGCGGACATTATGGCGGTGCCGGTAAGCGCGGGGAAGGCAAGGTCAATGACATGCTGGCTTACCGATCTAGCAACAAAGGAAAAACGTGGGAGGGCCCAACGGTTGCCTTTGATATCGATTACAACCAACACGGTTTCATCCCGTTTATCCCAAAGGGTTCCGAACGTATCTATGCCTTCGGTACACAGCCGATTTGGGATATGTACGAACCTGAGACGCACGGATTGTCGGAAAACGCGCCCATTGGATATCGCTACTCCGACGATGATGGCCATACTTGGTCGGAAGTGAGAATCATTCGTCCTAAAAATGATCCTGAGTTTCGCGGTATGTCGGTTATGCGCATGACGGAAACAGATTCGGGTGCCTGGCTTCTTGGATCTCACGAGGCCGATTGGTCCTACAAGCCAATAATGACGCGACAGTATTTGTTGCGGAGCGAGGACCAAGGACAGACCTGGGAACTGCTGCCAGGTCAACGCCATGGGGGTTGGTATGCCAAAGGATTCAATCGCATGGATGAAGGCCGCCCTATCAACCTAGGAAACGGTAATATCTTTTTCATGACGCGAACGGCGACGGGATATCTTTGGGGTTCATGGAGTGAGGATGATGGCAAATCGTGGACCTATCCAAAACCTACTCCTTTAGTGCATCCCGATGCACCGCCTATGCTTTTCACGTTGTCCGACGGCAAAACGCTCATCGCTTTCCATCACAATAGGAGCAAGATCCAAACCGCTGACCTTGCTGGCAACCGATCTCAGCATTACGACCGCTCCGAAATCTGGTTCGCTACTTCTGGGGACGGAGGTCGTAATTGGAGCGAACCGCAATTCGTGTTCGCGACAGCTCTCGAGCCCTTTTTCGACAATATCTGGCGAGACTACAACACGTCCTATATAGATGCGTTTATCGATGATGGCGTCATCAATATCTTCTGTCCCCATCGCTGGGAAAGGGTAGTTTTCCTGCAACTCCGGGAAGTAGATTTGGATAAATTCCCCACAAGGAAAGCATTCTTAGACTGA